The DNA sequence AAACTTTGGAAAAACTTCCACAGCCGAAAGCATATGGGCCGCTCGGGAATCTGCCGGGCATTGATAAAGAAAAACCGATACAGTCGTTTATGAAGCATGCCCGGGAACTGGGGCCGATCTATCAGTTTCAATTTCCGGGACGCATCAGCACCTTCGTCTCCAGTGCCCGGTTTGCGGCGGAAATCTGTGACGAGACGCGCTTTGATAAAAAGGTTGGACCTGCGCTTCAAAAAGTGCGCGCTTTCGGCGGCGACGGGCTGTTTACAAGTGAAACAGACGAACCGAACTGGCAGAAGGCGCACAATATCCTGCTTCCGAGTTTCAGCCAGCAGGCGATGAAAGGCTACCACAATAAAATGGTCGATATTGCTTCCCAGCTGATCCAGAAATGGGCCCGCCTGAATCCGAACGAAGAAGTGCAGGTTCCGGATGATATGACACGGCTCACGCTCGATACGATCGGCTTGTGCGGATTCAACTATCGTTTCAACAGCTTCTACCGGGAAGATTCCCATCCATTTGTAGCAAAGATGGTAAGGGCGCTCGATGAATCGATGAACCAGACGCAGCGGCTCGATATCCAGGATAAGCTGATGGTCCGTTCCCGGAAGCAGTACAACGACGATATTGAGTACATGTTTAATCTTGTCGATCAATTAATCGAAGAACGGAAACAGGCGGGGGATCAGGGAGAAGACGATCTGCTCGGGCATATGCTGAAAGGAAAAGATCCGGAAACCGGGGAAGCCCTCGATGACGAGAACATCCGCTTCCAGATTATTACGTTTCTGATTGCCGGCCATGAAACGACGAGCGGTCTTCTTTCGTTTGCGATATATTTCTTAATGAAAGATCCGGAGAAATTACAGAAAGCCCAAAAAGAAGTGGATGACGTGTTTGGAGACGAAATTCCTTCGTATAAACAGGTGAAACAGCTGAAGTACGTGCGGATGGTCTTAAATGAAGCGCTGCGCTTATGGCCGACGGCACCGGCTTTTTCAGTGTCGGCCAAAGAAGATACAACATTGGACGGGGAGTATGAAGTGTCAGAGGGGGATACGTTCACCCTTCTTTTACCGGAGCTGCACCGCGATGCGTCCGTCTGGGGAGATGATGCCGAAATGTTTAAACCGGAGCGGTTTGAAGATCCGGCAGCTATTCCGCACCATGCGTATAAACCGTTCGGCAACGGACAGCGGGCGTGTATCGGGCAGCAGTTTGCCCTTCATGAAGCGGTGCTTGTTCTCGGCATGGTGCTGCAGCACTTTGAACTGGAAGATCATACAAAGTACGAGCTGGATGTGAAAGAAACGCTCACGTTTAAGCCGGACGGATTAACGATGAAAGTGAAGTCGAGAAAAGAAGCGGGGCTGTTCCAGGCGCCGGCAACCGAAGAAAAGCAGGAAACTTCTGCAGCAGCCCAGACGGCACCGGTCATCGAGTCCCACGGCACGCCGCTGCAAGTCCTCTATGGATCCAACCTGGGAACGGCGGAAGGGACCGCCCGGGAGCTCGCAGAAACCGCAACATATCAGGGGTTTGAAGTGACTGCTGCTCCGTTGGACGATTTTGCCGGAAACATGCCGAAAGAAGGAGCTGTCCTGATTGTATCGGCTTCTTATAACGGGCACCCGCCCGATAACGCGGCTTCTTTTACAGATTGGCTGGCTTCTGCTGAAGAGGAAGAGCTCGACGGGGTGGCCTACGCCGTCTTCGGCTGTGGCGACCGCAACTGGGCAAACACTTATCAGCGCATCCCGGCTCTGATCGATGAAGAACTGGAAGCGAAAGGGGCTTCCAGACTCCTGGAGAGGGGAGAAGGAGACGCGAGTGACGACTTCGACGGCGATTTCGAAAAGTGGCAGGAGCGTTTATGGCCGGGTCTGGCAGATCGTTTTAACCTCGATCTGGAAAAAAGGGAGCCTTCGTCAGGCCGTGTTTCCATGGAATTCGTCAGTGGAGTCAGCTATACGCCGGTTGCCCGGACCTACAATGCCTTCACCGCCGTTGTAAAGGAAAACCGGGAGCTGATAAACGACGCGGAGCGCAGTACCCGTCACATTGACGTGCAGCTGCCTGCAGGTGTTACCTACAAGGAAGGGGATCATCTCGGAGTACTTCCGGAAAATGGAGCAGCCCTTGTAAACCGGGTACTGAACCGGTTTGAAATCGATGGGGAAGAGCATGTCGTTTTAGGAGCGGGCAGCGGACGGGCAAACCACCTGCCGGCCGATCATCCCGTTCCGCTTGCG is a window from the Alkalicoccus halolimnae genome containing:
- a CDS encoding bifunctional cytochrome P450/NADPH--P450 reductase, translating into MKTLEKLPQPKAYGPLGNLPGIDKEKPIQSFMKHARELGPIYQFQFPGRISTFVSSARFAAEICDETRFDKKVGPALQKVRAFGGDGLFTSETDEPNWQKAHNILLPSFSQQAMKGYHNKMVDIASQLIQKWARLNPNEEVQVPDDMTRLTLDTIGLCGFNYRFNSFYREDSHPFVAKMVRALDESMNQTQRLDIQDKLMVRSRKQYNDDIEYMFNLVDQLIEERKQAGDQGEDDLLGHMLKGKDPETGEALDDENIRFQIITFLIAGHETTSGLLSFAIYFLMKDPEKLQKAQKEVDDVFGDEIPSYKQVKQLKYVRMVLNEALRLWPTAPAFSVSAKEDTTLDGEYEVSEGDTFTLLLPELHRDASVWGDDAEMFKPERFEDPAAIPHHAYKPFGNGQRACIGQQFALHEAVLVLGMVLQHFELEDHTKYELDVKETLTFKPDGLTMKVKSRKEAGLFQAPATEEKQETSAAAQTAPVIESHGTPLQVLYGSNLGTAEGTARELAETATYQGFEVTAAPLDDFAGNMPKEGAVLIVSASYNGHPPDNAASFTDWLASAEEEELDGVAYAVFGCGDRNWANTYQRIPALIDEELEAKGASRLLERGEGDASDDFDGDFEKWQERLWPGLADRFNLDLEKREPSSGRVSMEFVSGVSYTPVARTYNAFTAVVKENRELINDAERSTRHIDVQLPAGVTYKEGDHLGVLPENGAALVNRVLNRFEIDGEEHVVLGAGSGRANHLPADHPVPLAKLLSSYVELQEPATRAQIRELAASNPCPPHKMELEQLTEDETYKQEILEKRKTMLELLEAYPSCEMAFESFLSLLPSLKVRYYSISSSPRVDEHQTSITVSVIRGEAWSGIGEYKGVASNYLASREEGAKIACFIRTPQSGFQLPEDPETPMILVGPGTGIAPFRGFIQARRVMQQEGKTLGSAHLYFGCRHPEEDFLYEKELKEAQTQGLVDLHCAFSRQDSEEKVYVQHLMKENAPAILSLLAKGGHLYICGDGSRMAPEVTETLLSCYQDHYQTDREEAAAWLEGLEQSGRFAKDVWSAS